A genomic region of Alligator mississippiensis isolate rAllMis1 chromosome 4, rAllMis1, whole genome shotgun sequence contains the following coding sequences:
- the LOC102570783 gene encoding keratin, type I cytoskeletal 14-like, with the protein MTTSVRQYSSSTSLKGLGGFGGGSSRGPSVRLSGGAYRAPTIHGGSGGYSVSSSRMVSGFGGGLGGGYGGSYCSSVGGGFGGGNFGGGSFSGGSFGGGFGGGLGGGLGGGSGGGFGGGLGFGGPFGGGDGILPAGEKETMQNLNDRLAAYLDKVRALEEANSELEIKIRDWYKKQGPGPDRDYSPYYRTIEDLRNKILSATVENANLLLQIDNARLTADDFRTKFETEQALRMSVEGDINGLRRVLDELTLAKADLEMQLENLSEELAYLKKNHEEEMNALRSQVGGEITVEMDAAPGVDLTKVLAEMREQYEHLADKNRREAEQWFFKQTEELNKEVAINTEQLQSGKSEIMELRRTIQGLEIDLQSQLSMKAALEGTLADTEARYGSQLAQIQGLITSVEEQLAELRCDMERQNHEYKILLDVKCRLEQEIATYRRLLEGEDVHMSSQYSTQFIKEGPKTTRQVRTIVEEVQDGKVISSREQVHLSPR; encoded by the exons ATGACTACCAGCGTCAGACAATATTCCTCTTCGACCTCCCTCAAGGGGCTGGGTGGCTTTGGTGGTGGTTCCAGCCGAGGGCCCTCAGTGCGTCTCAGTGGAGGTGCCTACAGAGCTCCAACTATCCATGGGGGATCAGGTGGCTACTCGGTCTCCTCCTCTCGAATGGTCTCTGGCTTCGGCGGTGGTCTGGGTGGTGGCTATGGAGGGAGCTACTGTAGCAGTGTGGGAGGAGGCTTTGGTGGTGGCAACTTTGGTGGTGGCAGCTTCAGTGGTGGCAGCTTTGGTGGTGGATTTGGTGGTGGACTTGGTGGTGGACTTGGTGGTGGCTCAGGCGGAGGCTTTGGTGGTGGACTTGGCTTTGGTGGGCCCTTTGGGGGAGGCGATGGCATTCTCCCTGCTGGGGAGAAGGAAACCATGCAGAATCTGAACGACCGCCTGGCTGCCTACCTGGACAAGGTGCGCGCTCTGGAGGAGGCCAACAGTGAGCTGGAGATTAAGATCAGGGACTGGTATAAGAAGCAAGGCCCAGGTCCAGACCGTGACTACAGCCCATATTACAGGACCATCGAGGATCTGAGGAATAAG ATCCTTTCTGCCACTGTCGAAAATGCCAACCTCCTCTTGCAGATTGACAATGCCAGGCTGACAGCTGATGACTTCAGGACCAA GTTTGAGACGGAGCAAGCCCTGCGTATGAGTGTCGAGGGTGACATCAATGGCTTGCGTAGAGTCCTGGATGAGCTGACCTTGGCCAAAGCTGACCTGGAGATGCAGCTCGAGAACCTCAGTGAAGAGCTGGCTTACCTCAAGAAGAACCACGAAGAG GAAATGAATGCCCTACGCAGCCAGGTCGGTGGAGAGATCACTGTAGAGATGGATGCTGCTCCAGGAGTTGACCTGACCAAGGTCCTGGCTGAAATGCGCGAGCAGTACGAGCACCTGGCCGACAAAAACCGCAGAGAGGCTGAGCAGTGGTTCTTCAAGCAG ACAGAAGAACTAAACAAAGAAGTTGCCATCAACACAGAACAGCTTCAGAGCGGCAAGAGTGAGATCATGGAGCTCCGGCGCACCATCCAGGGGCTGGAGATTGACCTGCAGTCCCAGCTTAGCATG AAAGCCGCCCTGGAAGGCACCTTGGCTGACACAGAAGCCCGCTATGGCTCCCAGCTGGCGCAGATCCAGGGCCTGATCACCAGcgtggaggagcagctggctgaGCTCCGGTGTGACATGGAGCGGCAGAACCATGAGTACAAGATCCTCCTGGACGTCAAGTGCCGGCTGGAACAGGAGATCGCCACGTATCGCCGGTTGCTGGAGGGCGAGGATGTCCA CATGTCTTCACAGTACTCCACCCAGTTTATCAAAGAAG GACCTAAGACCACTCGTCAGGTCCGCACGATCGTTGAGGAAGTCCAGGACGGAAAGGTGATTTCTTCCCGTGAGCAGGTCCACCTTTCACCCCGCTAA
- the LOC102570551 gene encoding keratin, type I cytoskeletal 14, producing MTTSIRQYSSSTSLKGLGGFGGGSSRGSSVHLSGGAYRAPTIHGGSGGYSVSSSRMISGVGGGLGGGYGGSYCSSVGGGFGGGSFGGGLGGGFGGGSGGGFGGGLGGGFGGGSGGGFGGGLGFGGPFGGGDGILPAGEKETMQNLNDRLAAYLDKVRALEEANSELEIKIRDWYKKQGPGPDRDYSPYYRTIEDLRNKILAATVDNANLILQIDNARLAADDFRTKFETEQALRMSVEADINGLRRVLDELTLARADLEMQIENLKEELAYLKKNHEEEMNALRGQVGGEITVEMDAAPGVDLTKILTEMREQYEHLADKNRREAEQWFFKQTEELNQEVAINTEQLQSSKSEITELRRTIQGLEIELQSQLSTKAALEGTLADTEARYGSQLAQIQGLITSVEEQLAELRCDMERQNHEYKILLDVKCRLEQEIATYRRLLEGEDAHVPALYSSGLSSHSGRDVSSTRQVRTIVEEVQDGKVVSSREQVHQTTR from the exons ATGACCACCAGCATCAGACAATATTCCTCTTCGACCTCCCTCAAGGGGCTGGGTGGCTTTGGTGGTGGTTCCAGCCGAGGGTCCTCAGTGCATCTCAGTGGAGGCGCCTACAGAGCTCCAACTATCCatgggggatctggtggctactCAGTTTCTTCCTCTAGAATGATCTCTGGTGTTGGAGGTGGTCTGGGTGGTGGCTATGGAGGGAGCTACTGTAGCAGTGTGGGAGGAGGCTTTGGTGGTGGCAGCTTTGGTGGTGGACTTGGTGGTGGCTTTGGTGGTGGCTCGGGTGGAGGCTTTGGCGGTGGACTTGGTGGTGGCTTTGGTGGTGGCTCAGGTGGAGGCTTTGGTGGTGGACTTGGCTTTGGTGGGCCCTTTGGGGGAGGCGATGGCATTCTCCCTGCTGGGGAGAAGGAAACCATGCAGAATCTGAACGACCGCCTGGCTGCCTACCTGGACAAGGTGCGCGCTCTGGAGGAGGCCAACAGTGAGCTGGAGATTAAGATCAGGGACTGGTATAAGAAGCAAGGCCCAGGTCCAGACCGTGACTACAGCCCATATTACAGGACCATCGAGGATCTGAGGAACAAG ATCCTTGCTGCAACTGTCGACAATGCCAACCTCATCTTGCAGATTGACAATGCCAGGCTGGCAGCTGATGACTTCAGAACCAA GTTTGAGACTGAGCAGGCCCTGCGCATGAGTGTTGAGGCTGACATCAATGGCCTGCGTAGGGTCCTGGATGAACTGACCCTGGCCAGAGCTGACTTGGAGATGCAGATTGAGAACCTCAAGGAAGAGCTGGCTTACCTCAAGAAGAACCATGAGGAG GAAATGAATGCCCTACGTGGCCAAGTGGGTGGAGAGATCACTGTAGAGATGGATGCTGCTCCAGGAGTTGACCTGACCAAGATCCTGACTGAAATGCGTGAGCAGTACGAGCACCTGGCCGACAAGAACCGCAGAGAGGCTGAGCAGTGGTTCTTCAAGCAG ACAGAAGAACTGAACCAAGAAGTCGCTATCAACACAGAACAGCTTCAGAGCAGCAAGAGCGAGATCACGGAGCTCCGGCGCACCATCCAGGGGCTGGAGATCGAGCTTCAGTCCCAGCTCAGCACG AAAGCCGCCCTGGAAGGCACCTTGGCTGACACAGAAGCCCGCTATGGCTCCCAGCTGGCGCAGATCCAGGGCCTGATCACCAGcgtggaggagcagctggctgaGCTCCGGTGTGACATGGAGCGGCAGAACCACGAATACAAGATCCTCCTGGACGTCAAATGCCGGCTGGAACAGGAGATCGCTACATACCGCCGCCTGCTGGAGGGCGAGGATGCCCA cGTTCCTGCCCTGTACTCCTCAGGTCTGTCCTCACATTCTGGTAGAGATG TATCATCTACTCGTCAAGTCCGCACAATTGTTGAAGAGGTCCAAGATGGAAAGGTAGTTTCTTCTCGTGAGCAGGTCCACCAAACCACCCGCTAA